GTGTAGTAGCGTTATCACAGTTATCTCGTTCTGTAGAGTCACGACAAGATAAGCGGCCGCTATTATCTGATTTAAGAGAGACGGGACAAATTGAGCAAGATGCGGATATTATTATGCTTATGTATCGCGAAGATTATTACGATAAGGAAACGATGCAGAAAGAGATGACGGAGATTCATGTGGCAAAGCATCGGAATGGGCCTGTTGGTAGTTTTAAGCTGAGGTTTTTGAAGGAGTTTGGGCGGTTTGTGGAGGGGAAATAGTGAAAAGGCTGGAGCATCACTTTGCAAATAAAATAAAGCATAAGTGTTCTATTTCATTCACTTATGCTTTATTTTTTGATTCTTTTCATATACTCCTTATTTCCCCATAAAGAAAGACTTTCTTTCTGCCGTAATCCATTGCTGCAAGTCATCTTGGCTACGTCGGACAAGTCGATTTACTAAAACATCATGCCATACATAATCCTCTAATAGGTATATATGAACGGGGTCATCTGTATAAAAAGCAATATTACGCTCTTCAAGTGATGGTCCATAAATCATCTCTTTAGAATCTATCGATACAATAAACCAATGTTCTGTAGACAAGGTTTCTGTATAAGGTGTTATGCGATGGGCTTCTAGATTTTTAATGGGATTTTCAACATGCAGGGTAATACCTTGTATTGTAACTTTATCAGCTACTTCAGATAGATCTTCTTTTAACGCTTCATACATCTCATCCCACATTGAAATGACAATACGTCGTTCTGCTTTTTTTATTAATGCCTGACAATAGCTAATGATTGTTTTATTGTCTTTTAAAGTAATTACTCGATTATCCGTTTTTTCCTCGGAAATTTCTAGTTTTTTTAATGAATCACTTATTCCTTCGTAAGTAGACTGCCATTCTGTTTGCGCCTTCTGTAAAAAGATTTCAACAGGTAGAGGTGAATAGCGAGTGGTGTCATTTATTTCTTCCTTCATGACAATTCCTTTTTCTACAAGGTTACCTAAAATCTCATAAATTCGCGCTCTTGGGACACCCGAATCCTTACTCACTTGGTAGGCTGTGACAGGCCCTTGTTTAACAAGAGATACATAAGATTTAGCTTCATATTCATTGAAACCAATTTTTTTAAGCTGTTGCACTATGTAGTCCACTTTTTTCGTCCTCCGATGTTTGCTTTTATATTTCAACGTTACAATAACTGTTTACATTTAGCAAATTATTAGTTACTATTCGAATAGTGACTAAAGGGGAGGTTAATAGTATGGATTTTTATTTAGACCCATCTGTATTAATGATTTTGATTGTTTTTGGATTTGTAGCTGCATTTATTGATTCAGTTGTAGGTGGTGGTGGACTCATTGCTTTACCAGCTTTATTATTTACAGGATTGAATCCAGCAAGTGCAGTAGCCACGAATAAATTAGCATCGACAATGGGGAGTGCAACTAGTAATATTGTGTTTTATCGTTCTGGTAATCTTGATTTGAAATCGGCGTTTAAATTATTTCCAATCACTTTCATAGGTTCCATAATAGGGGCATGGACCGTTCATTTAATGAACCCAGAAGTACTGAAGCCATTAATGCTGATCATGCTTGGTGTGGTCGCTATTTATACGATATTCAAGAAGGATTGGGGAAGTATTTCCACTCATAAAAAATTGTCTGGTCGACACGTCATTATTTTTACCTTTTTTATTTTTGCTATTGGTTTTTATGATGGATTTCTAGGGCCTGGCACAGGTTCGTTTTTAATGTTCGCTCTTTTATTTATTGGGTATGATTTTTTAAAAGCAGCAGGTACGGCGAAGTTTCTTAATTTAGGAAGTAATGTTGGTGCATTGTTGATGTTTATGTATGTAGGGCAAGTAAACTATGTGTATGGCTTCATAATGGGGATTGCTCAAATTGCTGGAGGAATTGTCGGCTCCAAATTCGCTATAAAAAAAGGAAGTGGGTATGTTCGTGCTCTTTTCATTACAGTAACTTGTTTATTGTTAGCGAAAAATCTGTATGACTATATTCAGTAAGTAATCAAAGGATGTAGAAAAGGTCAAATATGTAGATTACATAAAATATAAGAAGACAATAGGGGAAATTCCTTTTAACATTTTTTAGATGCTATTTATTCAAAGATAGCATCTGAAAAATTCTCATTAAAAAAGAAAATTTAAGTGAAGAGAATGAAAATAATATAAACTCATATTTTCTATATAAAATTTCATTTCATTTGTTTTGTTTACATAATATCTTTACAATCATTTGATAAAATAAAGTCAACTGCATATTGTGAGGGTGGGTGGTTATCCCTTCTTTCCATTTGGAAGGAAAGGGGGTGATAATATGGAGTTTTTGTTTGACCTTGTAAAAGAATTTGTAAAAGCGACCGTACGTGAAGTTTCAGCGTATTTTTTGCGGAAGCAACTTCTGGGTAAGGACAACAAAAAACCCACTCCGCGCCGTAGGAAGCAAAAGGGTGGGTTTCGTAAAAAATAGTAACGTATAATAACCACCACCCTATACGGTAGCAGTTAGGGAAGAGATGTTAGCGCATCTCTTCTTTTTATTATATGCCAATTTATTCGCTGTCACACTTATATAGTATTCTACGGAAAATATATCATATTCCTATTTTGTGGTCAATTTGATTGCATGATTGAAAAGGTGTAGTTTTATTCCTCTTCAAACTGAAAAATATCCCGGTTAATGAGTTGGTGAAGATACCTATCCATTTCAGCAGCAGAAACTTTTCTTTCATTTTTAAACCACCATGCGCTTAATGAGGTGATTGCCCCTGAATAAAATTCAATGATTAAATCATTTGGCATCGTATGATTTTTGCGCAGTTGATGTAACGCTTCTATTTCTTGTTTTCTCGTTTCGTGACTTAAATACTGTGTCCGGTTAATGAATTGTTCATCAGACATTTGCGTTTCTAATATTTTACCGATTTCTTCATGGTGTAGAAATTGTTCCATTACTTGAAATGGTTTACTTAATCGATCTGAAACTGGTATTTCAACAATCATCTTGCTGTATCGTTTAAATCCAAATGCTAATAAAGCATCTTTATCTTCGAAGTGTTTATAAAAGGTTGTTCGGTGTACCATCGCGCGGTCACATATTTGGTTAATCGTGATCGTACTATATTTCTGTTTTGATTGCGTCATTAATTCAAATAAGGAATCCCATAGTAATTTATG
This genomic interval from Bacillus thuringiensis contains the following:
- a CDS encoding TSUP family transporter translates to MDFYLDPSVLMILIVFGFVAAFIDSVVGGGGLIALPALLFTGLNPASAVATNKLASTMGSATSNIVFYRSGNLDLKSAFKLFPITFIGSIIGAWTVHLMNPEVLKPLMLIMLGVVAIYTIFKKDWGSISTHKKLSGRHVIIFTFFIFAIGFYDGFLGPGTGSFLMFALLFIGYDFLKAAGTAKFLNLGSNVGALLMFMYVGQVNYVYGFIMGIAQIAGGIVGSKFAIKKGSGYVRALFITVTCLLLAKNLYDYIQ
- a CDS encoding TrmB family transcriptional regulator, translated to MDYIVQQLKKIGFNEYEAKSYVSLVKQGPVTAYQVSKDSGVPRARIYEILGNLVEKGIVMKEEINDTTRYSPLPVEIFLQKAQTEWQSTYEGISDSLKKLEISEEKTDNRVITLKDNKTIISYCQALIKKAERRIVISMWDEMYEALKEDLSEVADKVTIQGITLHVENPIKNLEAHRITPYTETLSTEHWFIVSIDSKEMIYGPSLEERNIAFYTDDPVHIYLLEDYVWHDVLVNRLVRRSQDDLQQWITAERKSFFMGK
- a CDS encoding TetR/AcrR family transcriptional regulator, producing MNDNEKQLDLRIRRTHKLLWDSLFELMTQSKQKYSTITINQICDRAMVHRTTFYKHFEDKDALLAFGFKRYSKMIVEIPVSDRLSKPFQVMEQFLHHEEIGKILETQMSDEQFINRTQYLSHETRKQEIEALHQLRKNHTMPNDLIIEFYSGAITSLSAWWFKNERKVSAAEMDRYLHQLINRDIFQFEEE